Proteins encoded within one genomic window of Brenneria nigrifluens DSM 30175 = ATCC 13028:
- a CDS encoding GntR family transcriptional regulator, which translates to MSRTQNLRHNVINQMIDGIRKGHILSPLPSQAALAELYNISRTTVNHTLHYLHQRGGLEKVNGNYLIVRQPHEGDGFDSVSQPVEVQTHTFERAFFHMINQRKLRAGDTFSELQLAREVMVSPIVVREFLLRFCRYNLIENISRGQWQMKKFDKEYAEKLFELRELLETHALNKFMNLPPDDDRWLQARELLDRHRQLRETIGDNYRMFSQLDRDFHTLILSAANNPFFNQSIEIISVVFHFHYQWDERDLKQRNIIATDEHMAILSALICRNDLNAMREMRRHLDTAKQSMMHSISQYAD; encoded by the coding sequence ATGAGCAGAACACAAAACCTTCGCCATAATGTAATTAATCAGATGATCGATGGCATCAGAAAGGGGCATATCCTTTCACCACTTCCCTCACAGGCGGCTTTGGCGGAGTTGTATAACATCAGTCGGACGACGGTGAATCACACGCTTCATTATTTGCATCAGCGGGGGGGGCTGGAAAAAGTCAATGGCAATTACCTCATTGTACGTCAACCCCATGAGGGCGATGGTTTTGACAGCGTCAGTCAACCGGTTGAAGTGCAGACGCATACCTTTGAACGGGCATTTTTCCATATGATTAATCAACGGAAATTGCGTGCGGGCGATACCTTTTCCGAGTTGCAGCTGGCTCGGGAAGTGATGGTCAGCCCGATAGTGGTGCGCGAGTTTTTATTGCGTTTTTGCCGATACAACCTGATCGAAAATATCAGCCGCGGGCAATGGCAAATGAAAAAGTTTGATAAGGAATATGCTGAAAAGCTGTTTGAACTAAGAGAACTGCTTGAAACTCATGCACTTAATAAATTCATGAATTTGCCTCCTGATGACGATCGCTGGTTACAAGCCAGGGAGTTGCTCGACCGGCACCGCCAACTGCGGGAAACCATCGGCGACAACTACCGTATGTTCTCGCAACTTGACCGGGATTTTCATACCTTGATCCTGTCAGCGGCCAATAATCCGTTTTTCAATCAGTCGATTGAGATTATCTCCGTTGTTTTCCACTTTCATTATCAATGGGACGAGAGAGACTTGAAACAACGGAATATCATCGCAACGGATGAACATATGGCGATCCTCAGCGCGCTGATTTGCCGCAACGACCTCAACGCCATGCGCGAAATGCGCCGGCACCTGGATACCGCCAAGCAATCGATGATGCATTCCATCAGCCAGTACGCTGATTAG
- a CDS encoding serine hydrolase domain-containing protein, whose amino-acid sequence MPAALKLALCTVLVLTLSGCGTLSNMSTDESDFDRRALACGHDLPGEVDRLAIPLLKRNTTPGLVVGVLTADGQMRSWGYGVTDRYHRYPITGDTLFAVGSVSKGFTAETTAILVKRGVLKWDDTLEQLMPRNIRLSERAKKITLLQLATHTSGLPRQVMDVRMLRSFAEYLFTGNNFYAALDDDSVLNYLARFNAPANPVPIYSNLGYAILNYILRLKTGAPIDRLVNNHIIRPLGLKNTSFTPGKLKQFPYRALGHAGDQPKFILRGTPIPDWHFSSNMMGAASLYTSANDLLKFAHAHLYPTGDAALDEAIGDSLKTYYNRTKEAANIAWITDEIGQQHITYQVGYIGGYSSYIGLDRQHKVAVVVLQNSFNWNNNLGHSLIQRIGRAMDYRGACRMN is encoded by the coding sequence ATGCCCGCTGCCCTTAAATTAGCGCTCTGTACGGTTCTGGTATTGACGCTTTCCGGTTGCGGCACCTTGTCGAATATGTCGACCGACGAGTCGGATTTTGACCGCCGGGCGTTGGCCTGCGGTCATGATTTGCCAGGGGAGGTCGATCGCCTTGCCATTCCGTTACTCAAACGGAATACCACGCCGGGTTTGGTGGTCGGGGTGCTAACGGCCGACGGGCAAATGCGCAGTTGGGGTTATGGCGTAACGGACCGTTATCATCGCTATCCGATTACCGGCGATACCCTTTTTGCGGTGGGTTCCGTGAGTAAAGGCTTTACCGCGGAAACCACGGCGATCCTGGTAAAGCGTGGCGTATTGAAATGGGATGATACGCTTGAGCAATTGATGCCGCGCAATATCCGTTTAAGCGAGCGGGCAAAAAAGATCACCCTGCTGCAGCTGGCGACGCATACCTCCGGTTTACCACGGCAAGTGATGGATGTGCGGATGCTGAGATCGTTCGCCGAGTATCTGTTCACCGGAAACAACTTTTACGCCGCGCTGGACGATGACAGCGTACTGAACTACCTGGCGCGTTTTAATGCGCCGGCCAATCCGGTGCCTATCTATTCCAATCTCGGCTACGCCATCCTGAATTACATCCTGCGGCTGAAAACCGGCGCGCCGATCGATCGGTTGGTAAACAACCATATTATCCGGCCGCTCGGGCTGAAAAATACCAGCTTCACCCCCGGAAAATTAAAGCAATTCCCCTATCGCGCCCTCGGTCATGCGGGCGATCAGCCAAAATTCATTTTACGCGGCACGCCAATACCCGACTGGCATTTTTCTTCCAACATGATGGGCGCGGCCAGCCTCTATACCAGCGCGAATGATTTGCTGAAATTCGCTCATGCGCATCTCTACCCGACAGGCGACGCCGCGCTGGATGAAGCCATCGGCGACTCTTTGAAAACCTATTACAACCGCACCAAAGAGGCGGCCAATATTGCCTGGATTACCGATGAAATCGGCCAGCAGCATATCACTTATCAGGTGGGCTATATTGGCGGCTACTCAAGTTATATCGGCTTGGACCGCCAGCACAAGGTTGCGGTCGTGGTGCTGCAAAATAGCTTTAACTGGAACAACAACCTCGGCCATTCGCTTATTCAGCGAATCGGCAGGGCGATGGACTATCGTGGCGCGTGTCGAATGAATTGA
- a CDS encoding tagaturonate reductase: MLTLNRRDFPGRRHPDKIIQFGEGNFLRAFVDWQLDLLNEHTGLNAGIVVVRPIDSDSPPSLNTQDGLYTTLIRGLNERGESVSDARVIRSVNREINVYHQFEEYLTLAHNPDIRWVFSNTTESGISYLARDSADAAPPASFPAKLTRLLYERFRYFDGAPDKGWVFFPCELIDYNGEALRELVLRYTRQWQLGETFETWLTAHNTFCSTLVDRIVTGYPRDEATTLENRLGYHDAFLDAAEHFYLFVIQGPQWLTQELHLDDYPLNIRIVDDIKPYKERKVAILNGAHTALVPVAFLAGLNTVGEAMHDAQISQFVEQAIAQEIIPVLDLPSEELHAFAQAVLNRFRNPFIQHQLLSIALNSMTKFRTRILPQLLAYQRKTDRLPPRLTFALSALLIFYRGKRQETSYPLQDDARWLARFSSGWQAVDAGTLPLGELVQTLLADSDHWGLDLNTVPQLPETVTRQLQDIKSLGVRAALSA, from the coding sequence ATGTTAACGCTGAATCGCCGCGATTTTCCCGGGCGCCGTCACCCTGATAAAATCATCCAGTTTGGCGAAGGAAATTTTTTGCGCGCCTTTGTCGATTGGCAATTGGATTTATTGAATGAACATACCGGCCTTAACGCGGGCATCGTGGTTGTACGGCCGATTGACAGCGATTCCCCTCCCTCGCTGAATACTCAGGACGGCCTTTATACCACCCTTATTCGCGGTTTGAACGAACGGGGAGAGAGCGTCAGCGACGCGCGGGTTATTCGCTCCGTCAACCGTGAAATCAATGTCTACCATCAGTTTGAGGAATATCTGACTCTGGCGCATAACCCGGACATTCGCTGGGTATTCTCCAACACCACCGAATCCGGTATCAGCTATCTTGCGCGGGATAGCGCTGACGCCGCCCCACCCGCCAGCTTCCCGGCTAAATTGACCCGCCTGCTTTATGAGCGATTCCGTTATTTTGACGGCGCGCCAGACAAAGGCTGGGTATTTTTTCCCTGTGAACTGATTGACTATAACGGCGAAGCGTTGCGGGAACTGGTGCTGCGCTATACGCGGCAATGGCAATTGGGCGAGACTTTCGAAACCTGGTTGACCGCGCACAATACGTTTTGCTCCACGCTGGTCGACCGTATCGTAACCGGCTATCCGCGGGATGAAGCGACGACGCTGGAGAACCGCCTGGGTTATCACGACGCCTTTCTTGACGCCGCCGAGCATTTCTATCTGTTTGTGATCCAGGGACCGCAATGGCTGACGCAGGAACTCCACCTGGATGATTACCCGCTGAATATCCGTATTGTCGATGACATAAAACCGTACAAAGAACGCAAGGTGGCGATTTTGAACGGCGCGCATACTGCGCTGGTGCCGGTGGCCTTTCTGGCGGGACTCAATACCGTGGGCGAGGCGATGCACGACGCGCAAATCAGTCAGTTCGTCGAGCAGGCCATCGCGCAGGAAATTATTCCGGTGCTCGATTTACCGTCAGAAGAATTACACGCCTTTGCCCAGGCGGTATTGAATCGTTTTCGCAACCCGTTTATCCAACATCAACTGCTATCCATTGCGCTGAATAGCATGACCAAATTCCGTACCCGTATTTTACCGCAGCTGTTGGCTTATCAGCGGAAAACCGACCGCTTGCCGCCACGGCTGACGTTCGCGCTGTCTGCGCTACTGATATTTTATCGAGGCAAGCGCCAGGAAACGTCTTATCCATTGCAGGACGACGCCCGCTGGCTGGCCCGCTTTTCCTCTGGCTGGCAGGCTGTCGATGCCGGAACATTACCGCTTGGCGAGCTGGTGCAAACCCTGTTGGCTGACAGCGACCATTGGGGGCTGGATTTAAATACGGTTCCGCAATTACCAGAAACGGTGACCCGTCAATTGCAGGACATCAAGAGCCTGGGAGTCCGCGCGGCGTTGTCTGCTTAA
- a CDS encoding zinc-binding alcohol dehydrogenase family protein yields MENIKTMKTLVCEKPTALVYQQRERPTPKDNEALIKILNVGICGTDIHAWAGNQPFFSYPRVLGHEICGEIVALGNNAHNILIGQRVAVIPYVACHHCHSCLSGKTNCCENISVIGVHQDGGFCEYLSVPLGNLLIVDDVEPVSAALIEPFAISAHAVRRAALQAGEHVLVVGAGPIGLGVAAIAKADGAQVVMADTSAERRRHVEKKLDIATLDPSAGGFEQALRQQFSGMLPVKVIDATGNQYAMNNSVNLIRHGGSIVFVGLFKGELSFADPDFHKKETTMMGSRNATHEDFAKVGQLMAAGKLSADMMLTHHFDFNTLGNVYETDVVKNNALIKGVIHF; encoded by the coding sequence ATGGAAAATATAAAAACCATGAAGACGCTGGTTTGCGAGAAACCCACCGCGCTAGTTTACCAACAACGAGAACGGCCGACGCCTAAAGACAACGAGGCGTTAATTAAAATTTTAAACGTGGGTATTTGCGGTACCGATATTCATGCCTGGGCCGGTAATCAACCTTTTTTCAGTTACCCGCGCGTACTGGGCCATGAAATTTGCGGTGAAATCGTTGCGCTGGGAAATAATGCTCACAATATACTCATCGGTCAACGGGTTGCCGTTATTCCTTATGTCGCTTGTCATCATTGTCACTCCTGTCTGAGCGGTAAAACCAACTGCTGTGAAAATATATCGGTGATCGGCGTTCATCAGGACGGCGGATTCTGTGAGTATCTGAGCGTACCGCTCGGCAACTTGTTGATTGTCGATGATGTGGAGCCCGTATCGGCCGCATTGATCGAGCCTTTTGCCATCAGCGCTCATGCCGTGCGTCGCGCGGCGTTACAGGCTGGCGAACATGTGCTGGTGGTGGGCGCGGGGCCGATAGGTTTGGGGGTGGCGGCCATTGCCAAAGCCGACGGCGCGCAGGTGGTGATGGCCGACACCAGCGCCGAACGCCGCCGGCATGTGGAAAAGAAGCTGGATATCGCCACGCTCGATCCCTCCGCTGGCGGATTCGAACAGGCGTTGCGCCAACAGTTCTCAGGCATGTTGCCGGTGAAAGTCATTGACGCCACCGGCAACCAATATGCCATGAACAACAGCGTCAATCTTATCCGTCACGGCGGCAGCATTGTATTTGTCGGGCTGTTTAAAGGCGAACTCAGCTTTGCCGACCCGGATTTTCACAAAAAAGAAACCACCATGATGGGCAGCCGTAACGCCACTCACGAGGACTTCGCCAAAGTCGGTCAATTAATGGCGGCGGGCAAACTGTCCGCCGACATGATGCTCACTCACCATTTTGACTTCAATACGCTGGGCAACGTGTATGAAACGGACGTGGTGAAAAACAACGCGCTAATCAAAGGCGTGATCCATTTCTGA